In a genomic window of Leptospira wolbachii serovar Codice str. CDC:
- a CDS encoding HmuY family protein: MKSLKVILIGSFLSTILNCIPEKTSDDGSAAAMLLLVTEAVSASEGTTINASSTTTWVYVNLKANAAIVGAGDVWDLRFKRYNIGTNSGTSGTGNGGACNTGSTDFSATYTGSECTKVVDMQLSSSGGGPISGSTESINPVISAPLDLDPMPAGYGTWYSYSNTILTAKATVYIITGENGAKYVLQMLDYYNAAGTSGYPRFRWRKL, from the coding sequence GTGAAATCTTTAAAAGTAATACTCATCGGCTCATTTCTTTCTACAATTTTGAACTGTATTCCAGAGAAGACGTCTGACGACGGTTCTGCGGCTGCGATGTTGCTTTTGGTGACAGAGGCAGTTTCAGCTTCCGAAGGAACAACAATCAATGCCTCTTCCACTACAACTTGGGTGTATGTGAATCTAAAAGCAAATGCGGCAATTGTTGGTGCAGGGGATGTTTGGGATTTACGATTCAAAAGATACAATATCGGTACAAACAGTGGAACTAGTGGGACCGGGAATGGGGGAGCATGTAATACTGGTTCAACAGATTTTTCTGCAACATATACGGGTTCAGAGTGTACGAAAGTGGTGGATATGCAATTGTCTTCAAGTGGCGGTGGGCCAATCTCTGGCTCAACAGAAAGTATTAATCCTGTAATATCTGCCCCTTTGGATTTGGATCCAATGCCAGCAGGGTATGGTACTTGGTATAGTTATTCAAATACGATCCTTACCGCAAAAGCCACCGTTTATATCATCACTGGAGAAAACGGAGCCAAATACGTTTTGCAAATGTTAGATTATTATAATGCTGCTGGAACTTCTGGGTATCCAAGATTCCGATGGCGAAAGTTGTAG
- a CDS encoding heme/hemin ABC transporter substrate-binding protein — MIRFNTSKEMGIFILSLALLFSPASAEPNHRIISVNGTVTEIIYTLKLENQLVAVDSTSYYPKQATSLPNVGYQRTLTTEGILNFKPTQIIGLESAGPPATIQNLKDAGIPLKLFPDEFKLETPTYRVLEIGKLFGKEKEADILAKNIKEQIQKLKINKTNIKVLFIYSRNPSSVFISGTGTAAHAMIELSGAKNAVNEFSEYKPLTSEALVKANPDIILMPEKSALGFGGEKAIWEINGMEFTRAGKEKNLILLDDLLLLGFGPRLPLALKTLNDKWKLIE, encoded by the coding sequence ATGATTCGATTCAATACTTCAAAAGAAATGGGGATTTTCATTTTATCCCTTGCCCTACTCTTCTCTCCGGCTTCTGCGGAACCAAACCACCGCATCATTTCTGTCAATGGGACAGTGACTGAAATCATTTACACCTTGAAGTTGGAAAACCAATTAGTTGCAGTAGATTCAACCTCATACTATCCCAAACAGGCAACCTCCCTTCCAAATGTAGGTTATCAAAGAACATTGACAACCGAAGGAATTCTAAATTTTAAACCAACACAAATCATTGGATTAGAATCAGCAGGTCCACCCGCAACAATCCAAAACCTGAAAGATGCAGGCATTCCTCTAAAATTATTCCCTGATGAATTTAAATTAGAAACGCCAACCTATCGAGTGTTAGAGATCGGAAAACTTTTTGGAAAAGAAAAAGAAGCCGATATCTTAGCCAAAAACATAAAAGAACAAATTCAAAAACTAAAAATAAATAAAACCAATATCAAAGTTCTCTTCATTTATTCCAGGAATCCAAGTTCCGTATTTATTTCTGGAACTGGAACTGCAGCACACGCAATGATTGAACTTTCTGGTGCCAAAAATGCCGTAAATGAATTTTCCGAATACAAACCCCTAACAAGCGAAGCATTAGTAAAAGCGAATCCAGACATCATCCTTATGCCAGAAAAATCTGCATTAGGATTTGGTGGAGAAAAAGCAATTTGGGAAATTAATGGAATGGAGTTCACTCGAGCCGGAAAGGAAAAGAACTTAATCCTATTAGATGACCTTCTTCTTTTAGGTTTTGGCCCAAGACTTCCACTCGCTCTAAAAACTTTAAATGATAAATGGAAACTCATTGAATGA